In the Scomber japonicus isolate fScoJap1 chromosome 18, fScoJap1.pri, whole genome shotgun sequence genome, one interval contains:
- the hoxb4a gene encoding homeobox protein Hox-B4a — protein sequence MAMSSYLINSNYVDPKFPPCEEYSQSDYLPSHSPDYYSSQRQEPAAFHPDSVYHHHHPHHPHHQNQQQQQQQRGEPPYTPCQRAGQPASVVMSPRGHVLPPAGLQTTPVPEQSHRCESVTPSPPPPPSCGQTPHSQSTSSPASNRKDPVVYPWMKKVHVNIVSANYTGGEPKRSRTAYTRQQVLELEKEFHYNRYLTRRRRVEIAHTLCLSERQIKIWFQNRRMKWKKDHKLPNTKVRSGTNTNTNSQALTGS from the exons ATGGCCATGAGCTCCTATTTGATCAACTCCAACTATGTGGACCCGAAGTTCCCACCGTGCGAGGAATACTCACAGAGCGACTATCTACCCAGCCACTCTCCGGACTATTACAGCTCCCAGAGGCAGGAGCCTGCTGCCTTTCATCCGGACTCTgtctaccaccaccaccatccacACCACCCACACCACCAgaaccaacagcagcagcagcagcagcgaggcgAGCCGCCGTACACGCCGTGCCAGCGCGCAGGGCAGCCCGCTTCGGTGGTGATGTCGCCTCGGGGTCACGTCCTCCCACCGGCCGGACTACAGACCACCCCAGTCCCGGAGCAGAGTCACCGCTGCGAGTCGGTGACACCTAGCCCGCCACCACCGCCTTCTTGCGGCCAAACGCCCCACAGCCAAAGCACTTCTTCCCCCGCGAGCAACCGTAAAGACCCAGTCGTTTACCCGTGGATGAAGAAAGTCCATGTAAACATCG TGAGTGCAAACTACACAGGAGGTGAGCCCAAACGTTCACGGACGGCCTACACGCGCCAGCAGGTCCTGGAGCTCGAGAAGGAGTTCCATTACAACCGGTACCTGACGCGCAGGCGCAGGGTGGAGATAGCTCACACGCTTTGCCTGTCAGAGAGGCAAATCAAGATCTGGTTCCAGAACCGGAGGATGAAATGGAAGAAGGATCACAAGCTGCCCAACACCAAGGTCCGCTCCGGgacaaacaccaacacaaacTCCCAGGCTCTAACCGGCTCGTAG